CCGCCGCCCGCCCACATCCGGGATGCTGGGGAACTGCACGCCGTGGATGGTCTCGTTGGTGGTGTAGTGGACATAGGCGCTGTCGTCGCTCAGAGTGATCTCGCCCGCGCTGGGGATGCGGCGGAAGCCACCCTCGGCGGTGGTGGCGGCCACGTGCGCCCCGCCGACCTTCTTGGCCTCCTCGTAGGCCTTCTCCGACCAGGTGCCGGTCACCAGGTAGTCGGCGGTCTTTCCGGCGGGCAGGAAGTTCAGCGGGATGAGCGCGAACTGGCTGCTCGCGCCGCCCTGGATGAACAGCACGCGGTAGCCCTCGCCCACGCCCAGCAGCGCCTTCAGGCGCGACTCGGCCTCGGCGTTGATCGCCTCGTATTCCTTCGCGCGGTGGCTCATCTCAACGATGGACATGCCGCGCCCGTGGTAGTCAAGCAGCTCGGCCTGGACCTGCTCCAGCACCGCGCGCGGCAGAATAGCCGGCCCGGCGTTAAAGTTGTAGACGTTGGACATCGCTCGCAATCCTTTCTGGCGTTCGCCCGTAGTATAGCAGATGTGGCCCGCCCGCCCGACAGCGGCGGCTGGGATAATCCGCCCCCTAGCACCGAGACAAGGAACACCCGTGACCCTCTCCCCCACCGAGCTTTCCCGCCAGTGCGATGAGCACGCCCGCCGCGACGCCGAGCGCAGCCGCGAGGTCTTCGACATCGGCCCCTTCCGCGCCCTGCTCAACCGCAGCGACCCCATGATCTGGCTGAACTACGCCGTGCCGATCGGCCCGTTTGGCACCGATGAGGAGACCGCCGCCGCGCTGGCCCAGCTGCGCGAGGCCTTCGTAGCACGCCAGCGCACGCTGCGCTTCGAGTTCAACGCGCTGCCATGGCCGGGGCTGCCCGAGCTGCTGGCCCGCGAGGGGCTGGAGGTGGTCTACCGCCACCCCGTGATGGTCTGCACCGCCGAGACCTGGCGGGCCTTCGACACGCCTGAGGTAGCTGTGCGCATCCTGGGCGAAGATTCGCCCGAGGCCGACCTGCGCGCCTACCTGACGATCATCCGGCTGGGCTTCGACGACGACAAGCCTGTCAGCCCCGAGGACGTGATCGCCCTGCGCGACCGGCTGCGCAGCGCCAGCAACGTGTCGGCGCTGGCCGCGCTGGGCGGCGAGCCTGCGGGCGTCGGCTCGATCTCGCCAATCGACGGCACCGCCGAGCTTGCGGGCGTGGCCACCCACCCGGCGATGCGACGGCGCGGCGTGGCGGCGGCGCTCAGCAGCTTCCTGATCGGGCACCACTTCGCCCACGGCGGCGACCTGATCTGGCTCTCGGCGGCGGATACGGCGGCGCAGGCGGTGTACCAGAAGGTCGGCTTCAGCGAGATCGACGTGCGGCTGAACTACTAGGGAGGGGAGCATGCTCGGCGCAGATGAGATCGACTACCGCAACAGCCCACCGCTGGAAAGCGCCGCGCTGAACGCGCTGTTCGCGGCATCCTGGCCCGATCACGCCGAGCGCGACTTCCAGCCCATCCTGCGCAGGAGCCTGGCCTACATCTGCGCCTACGCCCAAGCCGATCTGGTCGGCTTCGTCAACATAGCCTGGGATGGCGGGGTCCACGCCTTCCTGCTGGACCCCACCGTGCAGCCCAGCTGGCGGCGGCGCGGCCTGGGGCGCGCGCTGGTGCTGCGCGCCGCCCACGCCGCCCGCGAGCGCGGCGCGCACTGGCTGCACGTGGACTACGAGCCGCACCTGGATGGATTCTACCGCTCGTGCGGCTTCGCCCCTACGCTGGCCGGGCTGATCCGGCTGTAGCAAGCCATGCGCACATAACCGCCGCATCAGGCTACGCTCATTCTCTGCTCGATGGCGCGGTACTATGGTATCCGCATCTGCCTGACGCTAGAGAGGAATGCCATGGGCACCTGGATCTGCCACCTGCGCATCGCCGAGGCGCTGCTGCCCGCCCTGCCCGAGATCGACGCCGCCGCCTTCTGCTTCGGCAACCTCGCCCCCGACTCGGGTGTGCCCAGCGCCGACGGCAGCGCCTACGACCCGCCCAAGGAGGTGACGCACTTCCTAACCCACAGCGGCGAGGACGAGGCCTCCATCCGCGACATGCGCTTCTACCGCGCCTATGTGCGGCGCGGCGCGGGGGCCGAGGCCAGCTTCCTGCTAGGCTACTTCTGCCACCTGCTGTGCGACGGCCTGTGGTCGCGGCGGATCGCGCGGCCCAGCAAGCTGGCCAACGCCGCCCTGTTCCAGCAGGGCGGTGCAGCCGCCTGGGGCGCACTCAAGGGCGACTGGTACGACCTCGACCAGCGCTACGTGCGCGACCACCCGCAGTGTGCCTTCTGGCGCGTGATCGTGCCCGCGCCCAACCCGCCCATGTACGTGCCGCTGGTGCCCTCGGCGGCGCTGCATCGGCAGCTCGACTTCATCCGCCAGTTCTACCAGCACCCCGACCCGCAGCGCCCGCTCGACAGGCGCTACCCCTACCTCAGCCAGCGCACCATGGATCGGTTCGTCGCCGAGAGCGCCGAGGACATCGCACACATCCTCGCGCTGCTGGCCCAGGGCGCGCAGGCCGAGGGCGCGGACACCGCGCTGGCGCTGCTGCCCGCCGAGCGGGTGCGCGCCTACGATGAGCTGGGCGAATAGTTAGGATACTACTCTATGCCACATAACGGTCCGGCATTTCGCTTCGCGGACAGCACCCTTCAGCAGGCCCTGGCCCGCGCCCTGGATGAGGCGGGCCTCGCTACCGATGGCCCGATCACACCCGCCCACGAGCGCATCATCGAGCGCATCGTCAACGCGGCGCTGCCCGACGGCTGGTATATGGCCACGCTCGACCGCCCAGCGCTAGCCGAGCGCTACCGCCGCCTCAAGCGGCGGCTCGGCACGCCCTACGTCGAGTGCACCCGCGATGGCCAGACCACGATCTACCAGCCCATACGCGAGAAGATCTACCACCACGGCGGCATGCCCACCCACGCCGCCCTGATCATCTCCAGCGCGGCGCTAGAGCCAGATGCGATCACGGCGCTGCTGGGGGTGGGGCCAAGCTACACGTGCCACCAGGGCCAGCCGTTCGAGCGCCCACACAGCCTGCGAAGCACAGATGTGCCCGTGAGGCCCAGCCACACCAGCTGGTGGGAGCTTTCCAGCGCGGCCCACGTGGCCTCGAACGACGCCCAGCGCCACATCGCGTGGCTGCTCGCCGCGCTACCCGCCGAGCGCATGGCCACGCTGCCCGCAGGCACCGAGCGGATCATCCAGCTCGACGTGGTGGCGCGGCCAGCGCGGCCAGCGCGGCATCGCTGCCCGGCCCCACGCTGGCCGCGCTGGCCGCGCGGTGCGACCGTGTCGACATCCGCCTGTGGCCCGATGATTTCGTGTAGCATGGCAAACTTTTGAGCGGCAGTGCAGTAGCGCGAAGTCGTATCGAGACTTCTTCCAAAGCATACAAAGGCAACCATTCATCTACGGCCACAACCCACAACACATCGCCGCGACCCATGTTACAAATGGGTCGCGGCGATGTGTTGTGGATAACCTGATAAGGCTAGGAACCCTTATACCCCTACAGCAGTTGGCGCAGATCCTCTCCTGTCAACGCCGAGGTATAGATGCGTAGATTATTGATCTGCCCTGCAAACCACGAGTCGTTATCGCTAGTATCCTCCTTGCGCCCAATCAGGTAGGCGTTGGGACTAGACTTCAGCGTATAGCGGTTGTCGAGTCGCTGGTCGTTGCGGTCAATGGTAGGAGTAGCCCTGCCCATCGACTCGCCATCTAGATAGAGCATGGCAACCGGGGTCTTGCGGTCATCGCCCCAGGTAAAGGTCGCAGCTACATGATGCCACTCCTGCGCACGTACCTCGCGAGTCC
The sequence above is a segment of the Chloroflexia bacterium SDU3-3 genome. Coding sequences within it:
- a CDS encoding GNAT family N-acetyltransferase, which encodes MWPARPTAAAGIIRPLAPRQGTPVTLSPTELSRQCDEHARRDAERSREVFDIGPFRALLNRSDPMIWLNYAVPIGPFGTDEETAAALAQLREAFVARQRTLRFEFNALPWPGLPELLAREGLEVVYRHPVMVCTAETWRAFDTPEVAVRILGEDSPEADLRAYLTIIRLGFDDDKPVSPEDVIALRDRLRSASNVSALAALGGEPAGVGSISPIDGTAELAGVATHPAMRRRGVAAALSSFLIGHHFAHGGDLIWLSAADTAAQAVYQKVGFSEIDVRLNY
- a CDS encoding GNAT family N-acetyltransferase, which translates into the protein MLGADEIDYRNSPPLESAALNALFAASWPDHAERDFQPILRRSLAYICAYAQADLVGFVNIAWDGGVHAFLLDPTVQPSWRRRGLGRALVLRAAHAARERGAHWLHVDYEPHLDGFYRSCGFAPTLAGLIRL
- a CDS encoding zinc dependent phospholipase C family protein — translated: MARYYGIRICLTLERNAMGTWICHLRIAEALLPALPEIDAAAFCFGNLAPDSGVPSADGSAYDPPKEVTHFLTHSGEDEASIRDMRFYRAYVRRGAGAEASFLLGYFCHLLCDGLWSRRIARPSKLANAALFQQGGAAAWGALKGDWYDLDQRYVRDHPQCAFWRVIVPAPNPPMYVPLVPSAALHRQLDFIRQFYQHPDPQRPLDRRYPYLSQRTMDRFVAESAEDIAHILALLAQGAQAEGADTALALLPAERVRAYDELGE
- a CDS encoding DUF4279 domain-containing protein, translated to MPHNGPAFRFADSTLQQALARALDEAGLATDGPITPAHERIIERIVNAALPDGWYMATLDRPALAERYRRLKRRLGTPYVECTRDGQTTIYQPIREKIYHHGGMPTHAALIISSAALEPDAITALLGVGPSYTCHQGQPFERPHSLRSTDVPVRPSHTSWWELSSAAHVASNDAQRHIAWLLAALPAERMATLPAGTERIIQLDVVARPARPARHRCPAPRWPRWPRGATVSTSACGPMISCSMANF